Proteins encoded together in one Synechococcales cyanobacterium T60_A2020_003 window:
- a CDS encoding lecithin retinol acyltransferase family protein, with product MARADQIYAMRHFGAMEGIYEHHGIDCGDGNVIHYHKPEGRDAIISITPRDLFARGGPIYTKHQPVSLIAADVIERAHSRLGETQYDLLTNNCEHFATWCKTGRSESDQLRRFGLGTQGFTLSEMRELMEQNSRDASRSQAIALFQQSLDNATLAQQQIQRQYDQAFNEMDTWHRAAQLALKQ from the coding sequence TCAAATCTACGCCATGCGGCATTTTGGAGCCATGGAGGGCATCTATGAACACCACGGCATCGACTGCGGCGATGGTAACGTCATTCACTACCACAAACCGGAAGGGCGAGACGCGATTATTTCCATTACACCGCGCGATCTCTTTGCCCGTGGAGGCCCCATTTACACCAAACATCAGCCCGTTAGTCTGATTGCCGCCGACGTGATTGAACGCGCCCACAGTCGCCTGGGAGAAACCCAGTATGATTTGCTAACGAATAACTGTGAACACTTTGCCACCTGGTGCAAAACGGGTCGCAGTGAAAGTGACCAACTCCGCCGATTTGGGTTAGGAACCCAGGGATTTACGCTGTCGGAGATGCGCGAACTCATGGAACAAAACTCGCGTGATGCCTCACGATCGCAGGCGATCGCCCTTTTTCAGCAATCCCTAGATAATGCAACCCTGGCGCAACAACAGATCCAACGCCAGTACGACCAAGCGTTTAACGAGATGGACACCTGGCACCGAGCCGCTCAGCTTGCCCTAAAACAG